One Microbacter margulisiae genomic window carries:
- a CDS encoding RteC domain-containing protein, translated as MINTTTRISKNLNAQLQAIDLEEPNIIRKSQKSITCIKEALSRLKSFIVDYKFKNNDDEILFFKEIKPDIFSKLIYYVEIFNIESRRPMGVFELQHNYICQELEKLTLFFNEHLEFYQYYRMRSTLLDDKYFLRGKENLHLYQDSLMFYADPEFSTSHDYMVAKIIANDRLEAYLNTELEVLSLKASNPNWGQVGSACNSVLQWTDSKTSLIELIYAICSAGCINNGHCEIRELSALFEQVFNTRLTDIYRTFLEIKIRTNPSKFMDTLKEALLRKIDEDLSEKVLSLIFLISMWF; from the coding sequence ATGATAAATACAACAACCCGGATCAGTAAGAATCTGAATGCTCAATTGCAAGCCATTGATTTGGAAGAACCTAATATCATCAGAAAATCACAAAAATCCATTACGTGTATTAAAGAAGCACTTAGTCGCCTAAAATCCTTTATTGTTGACTATAAGTTTAAAAATAACGATGATGAAATTCTTTTTTTCAAAGAGATAAAACCCGATATATTCAGCAAGCTGATTTATTATGTTGAAATTTTCAATATCGAAAGCCGCCGACCAATGGGAGTCTTTGAGTTACAACATAACTACATATGTCAGGAGCTTGAAAAACTCACTCTCTTTTTCAACGAACATCTCGAGTTTTACCAATACTACAGGATGAGATCCACCTTACTCGATGACAAATACTTCCTTCGCGGTAAAGAAAATCTCCATCTTTACCAGGATAGCTTGATGTTTTATGCCGATCCTGAATTTTCAACCAGCCATGATTACATGGTGGCAAAAATCATTGCAAATGACCGGCTCGAAGCATACCTCAATACTGAATTGGAAGTCTTGTCACTGAAAGCCTCAAATCCAAATTGGGGACAAGTTGGGAGCGCTTGTAATAGCGTTTTACAATGGACGGATAGTAAAACATCATTAATAGAACTCATCTATGCCATCTGCTCAGCAGGGTGTATCAATAACGGTCATTGCGAGATAAGGGAGCTTTCCGCACTGTTTGAGCAAGTCTTTAATACCCGTCTTACAGATATTTACCGCACCTTTCTTGAAATCAAAATCCGTACCAATCCATCCAAATTTATGGATACCCTTAAAGAAGCCCTGCTCCGGAAGATTGACGAAGACTTAAGCGAAAAAGTACTCTCCCTCATTTTTCTGATTTCCATGTGGTTTTGA
- a CDS encoding site-specific integrase, whose translation MNAKLSILFYAKRAKTTTEGLIPIYLRVTVDGERIELSTKRYTHPDKWSVEGNRMKGTTAEAKAVNAYLDTLKAKVYDYQQQLIREDEEVNAENMRNKILGIDKRKHMLVPIFKQHNDGVKALIGKNYASATHVRYETALKHIVEYLQWKYKVSDIDIRKIDHEFITGYEFYLKSECKCCQNTTSRYIKNFGKIIRICLSNGWIQRNPFINFKSKIVEVERVFLSPDEIDIMLNKEFATERLNQVKDIFLFSCFTGLAYADVKKLSYKNIGIGIDGERWIFINRTKTDTRSNIPILPIASAILEKYREHPQVIIKGKLLPILSNQKMNAYLKEIADLCGINKELTFHIARHTFATTVTLSNGVPIESVSKMLGHKNLKTTQHYAKILDLKVSNDMQILKAKFENKSLSDRKKKLG comes from the coding sequence ATGAATGCCAAGCTTTCCATTCTCTTTTATGCAAAGAGAGCAAAAACAACAACAGAAGGATTAATCCCCATTTATCTAAGAGTTACAGTTGATGGCGAGCGTATCGAACTGTCAACCAAACGTTACACCCATCCCGACAAATGGTCTGTCGAAGGCAACCGTATGAAAGGCACTACGGCAGAAGCCAAAGCCGTTAATGCTTATCTTGACACCCTAAAGGCCAAAGTATATGATTATCAGCAACAACTTATCCGAGAAGATGAGGAGGTGAATGCAGAAAACATGCGTAACAAGATATTAGGGATAGATAAGCGCAAACACATGCTGGTGCCGATTTTCAAACAACACAACGACGGAGTTAAAGCCTTGATTGGAAAAAATTATGCTTCAGCTACTCATGTTCGATATGAAACAGCCTTAAAACATATCGTTGAATATCTCCAGTGGAAATACAAAGTATCCGATATAGATATTCGCAAGATAGATCACGAGTTTATTACAGGCTATGAATTCTATCTCAAGTCAGAATGCAAATGCTGTCAAAATACCACTTCAAGGTATATTAAGAACTTTGGGAAAATCATACGCATTTGTTTATCCAATGGTTGGATTCAACGCAATCCCTTTATCAACTTCAAAAGCAAAATCGTTGAAGTAGAACGGGTATTTTTATCCCCGGATGAGATTGACATCATGTTGAATAAAGAATTCGCCACGGAGCGGTTAAATCAGGTCAAAGACATATTTCTCTTCAGTTGCTTTACCGGATTGGCATATGCCGATGTTAAAAAGCTATCCTACAAAAATATCGGGATAGGAATCGATGGGGAACGCTGGATCTTTATCAACCGTACCAAAACCGACACCCGGTCTAATATACCCATATTACCCATAGCTTCAGCCATTCTGGAAAAATACCGGGAACATCCGCAAGTAATCATCAAAGGTAAACTGTTGCCCATATTGAGTAATCAGAAAATGAATGCTTATCTCAAAGAAATAGCCGATTTGTGCGGTATCAACAAAGAATTGACATTTCACATTGCCAGGCACACATTCGCCACCACAGTTACCCTCTCTAATGGCGTTCCGATCGAAAGCGTCTCTAAAATGTTAGGGCACAAAAACCTCAAGACAACCCAGCATTACGCCAAGATTTTGGATCTGAAAGTCAGCAATGACATGCAAATATTGAAAGCTAAATTTGAGAATAAAAGCTTATCGGATAGAAAAAAGAAACTTGGATAA
- a CDS encoding ISAon1 family transposase N-terminal region protein produces the protein MEKETELKSAEHQLLELILPEGILEYFEIKSVRNIGIGYAVYLEEKPDIPSEYAGEPLRCHGFHQEQTIHDFPIRGKVFDLKIKCRRWLNANTNQVVSRNWELTAKGTRFTQEFAAFLKELPGYSSHKC, from the coding sequence ATGGAAAAAGAGACAGAATTAAAGTCAGCGGAACATCAGTTGTTGGAGTTAATATTGCCAGAAGGGATTCTGGAGTATTTTGAAATAAAATCAGTTAGGAACATTGGGATAGGTTATGCGGTTTATCTTGAAGAAAAGCCTGATATTCCTTCAGAGTATGCAGGAGAACCTCTTCGTTGTCATGGCTTTCATCAGGAACAAACCATACATGATTTTCCAATACGAGGAAAGGTATTTGATTTGAAGATTAAGTGTCGAAGGTGGTTGAATGCCAATACAAACCAAGTGGTTAGCCGAAATTGGGAACTTACGGCAAAAGGAACGCGATTTACACAGGAATTCGCGGCTTTTTTAAAAGAATTACCTGGATACTCATCCCATAAGTGCTAA
- a CDS encoding ISAon1 family transposase — translation MHYYLDGKQLQEQYKDYLSDYHQWDQKSHAHQWLLYPDNVGRFLSIDETSLSNGELYTIVTNKAAKGGKGTIVAMVRGTKAEDIVAVLNKLPKRVRWKVREVTMDMAANMEYVIKICFPQASRVTDRFHVQQLAYDAVQELRIKHRWNALDRETIDMALAKACGRKYNPPVLANGDTLKQLLARSRYLLFKKPTAWTYSQKTRAEILFELYPDLKKAYHFSLQLGAIYHQTKDKGVAFAKLAQWYDRVDNSGILSFGSITRTIQSHYLTILNYFNHRSTNASAESFNAKIKAFRASFRGVRDVNFFLFRLTKIYA, via the coding sequence GTGCATTATTATCTGGATGGCAAGCAGTTGCAAGAGCAATACAAGGACTATCTGAGTGATTATCATCAGTGGGATCAAAAATCTCATGCTCACCAATGGCTGCTTTATCCGGATAATGTAGGCCGCTTCTTAAGTATAGATGAAACCAGCTTGTCTAACGGAGAACTATATACTATTGTCACCAACAAAGCGGCAAAAGGAGGTAAAGGAACCATTGTGGCTATGGTTCGGGGAACTAAGGCAGAGGATATTGTCGCGGTTCTCAACAAGCTGCCAAAGCGTGTCAGGTGGAAAGTCCGGGAAGTTACCATGGATATGGCAGCCAATATGGAATACGTGATCAAAATTTGCTTTCCCCAAGCCAGTAGAGTGACCGACAGGTTTCATGTTCAACAGTTGGCTTATGATGCCGTTCAGGAGCTCAGAATTAAACATCGTTGGAATGCACTGGACAGGGAAACGATCGATATGGCATTAGCGAAAGCCTGCGGAAGGAAATACAATCCACCGGTTCTGGCAAACGGAGACACTCTCAAGCAACTACTGGCGCGTAGCAGATATTTGTTGTTTAAGAAACCCACAGCATGGACATATTCTCAGAAAACAAGAGCTGAAATTCTTTTTGAACTGTATCCTGACCTAAAGAAAGCATATCATTTTTCCTTGCAATTGGGGGCTATTTACCATCAAACAAAAGACAAAGGAGTAGCTTTTGCTAAACTGGCACAGTGGTATGATAGGGTTGATAACTCAGGTATTTTGTCATTTGGAAGCATCACCAGAACCATTCAATCACATTATTTGACAATCCTGAATTATTTTAATCACAGAAGTACAAATGCTTCTGCAGAATCATTCAATGCCAAAATCAAAGCTTTTAGGGCATCTTTCAGAGGCGTGAGAGATGTGAATTTTTTCCTTTTCAGACTAACAAAAATTTATGCTTAA
- a CDS encoding RidA family protein has protein sequence MKRIISTPNAPAAIGPYSQAIEINNTLYLSGQIPVDPNTGSIVEGGIIEQTQQVFKNIKAILDAAGYTVNDVVKSTVYLADMQYFAEVNSLYKMFYTSDFPARSAFAVKGLPLGALVEIETIAAKEPA, from the coding sequence ATGAAACGTATTATATCAACACCAAACGCCCCGGCGGCAATAGGGCCTTACAGTCAGGCCATCGAAATAAATAATACTCTTTATTTATCAGGACAGATACCTGTTGACCCTAACACAGGCTCTATTGTTGAAGGTGGAATTATTGAACAAACCCAGCAAGTATTCAAAAATATCAAAGCAATCCTTGATGCAGCAGGCTATACAGTAAATGACGTCGTGAAATCAACCGTATATCTTGCCGACATGCAATATTTTGCCGAAGTGAATTCTCTTTACAAGATGTTTTATACATCCGATTTCCCGGCACGCTCAGCTTTTGCTGTAAAAGGACTTCCATTAGGAGCTCTGGTGGAAATAGAAACCATCGCAGCAAAAGAACCCGCATGA
- a CDS encoding NAD(P)-dependent oxidoreductase, translating to MKILVATEKPFAKAATDGIKKIADEAGYELVLLEKYTDVNDLYKAVTDVDALIVRSDKVTQEVINAAKNLKIVVRAGAGYDNLDLKACSGRNIVAMNTPGQNSNAVAELAIGMMIFMARNNFQPGTGSELKGKKLGIQAYGNVGKLVAPLAKSFGMEVYAFDPFVPASVMEKDGVHVASSVEELYSTCNYISLHIPATPETKESINFELLTKMPKGGCLVNTARKEVIHEADLMKALEERPDLKYITDIMPGSHAELAAKFGTRYFSTAKKMGAETAEANINAGLAAARQIVAFFTKEDTTFQLNK from the coding sequence ATGAAAATTCTTGTAGCAACTGAAAAGCCGTTTGCCAAAGCAGCAACGGATGGCATCAAAAAAATTGCTGATGAAGCTGGTTATGAATTGGTGTTATTGGAAAAATACACTGATGTGAATGATCTTTACAAAGCTGTAACTGATGTAGATGCATTAATTGTACGTTCCGATAAAGTGACACAAGAAGTGATTAATGCTGCTAAAAATCTGAAGATTGTAGTTCGTGCAGGTGCCGGATATGATAACTTGGATTTGAAAGCTTGTTCTGGACGAAATATTGTGGCTATGAATACTCCGGGGCAAAATTCCAATGCAGTAGCAGAATTAGCCATTGGCATGATGATTTTCATGGCAAGAAATAATTTTCAACCAGGTACCGGATCGGAATTGAAAGGAAAAAAATTGGGAATTCAGGCATATGGTAATGTCGGAAAATTAGTGGCACCATTGGCTAAAAGTTTTGGTATGGAAGTTTATGCTTTTGATCCGTTTGTCCCTGCTTCTGTTATGGAAAAAGATGGAGTGCATGTGGCATCTTCCGTCGAAGAATTATATAGCACCTGCAATTACATTTCATTGCATATTCCGGCAACTCCTGAAACCAAAGAATCAATTAATTTTGAACTACTAACAAAAATGCCTAAAGGAGGATGTCTCGTCAATACTGCACGCAAGGAAGTAATTCATGAAGCCGATTTAATGAAAGCTCTTGAAGAACGTCCTGATTTGAAATACATAACCGATATTATGCCCGGTTCTCACGCTGAGTTAGCTGCAAAATTTGGGACACGCTATTTTTCGACAGCAAAGAAAATGGGAGCTGAAACAGCCGAAGCAAATATTAATGCCGGGTTAGCTGCAGCAAGACAAATCGTGGCATTCTTTACAAAAGAAGACACTACATTCCAGCTTAATAAGTAA
- the serC gene encoding 3-phosphoserine/phosphohydroxythreonine transaminase, with translation MKKHNFNAGPSILPQSTIENTAKAILDFDGIGLSIMEISHRSKEFQAVMDEATALFKELLAISEGYSVLFLGGGASMQFAMVPFNLFEKKAAYLNTGTWASKALKEAKLFGEVIEVASSKEANFNYIPKQYTIPSDADYFHITTNNTIFGTELHEDIDSPVPLVADMSSDIFSRPIDVSKYALIYGGAQKNLAPAGLAFVIVKDSVLGKVSRAIPTMLDYRTHIKEGSMFNTPPVVPVYAALQTLKWMKELGGISVLEKINKEKAALLYDEIDRNKLFKGTAAIEDRSLMNICFVMNDEYKSLEEEFGKFAAAKGLIGIKGHRSVGGFRASTYNALPKASVIALIDAMKEFEKAH, from the coding sequence ATGAAGAAACACAATTTCAATGCAGGGCCATCAATTTTGCCTCAGAGCACCATTGAAAATACTGCTAAAGCTATTCTCGATTTTGACGGTATAGGACTATCAATTATGGAGATCAGCCATCGTTCGAAAGAATTTCAAGCAGTGATGGATGAAGCAACTGCTTTGTTCAAAGAATTGCTTGCTATTTCTGAAGGTTACTCTGTTCTTTTTCTCGGAGGAGGTGCCAGTATGCAGTTTGCCATGGTACCATTCAATTTATTTGAAAAAAAGGCTGCATATTTGAATACCGGAACCTGGGCATCCAAAGCCCTAAAAGAAGCAAAATTGTTTGGCGAAGTGATTGAAGTTGCTTCTTCTAAAGAAGCCAATTTTAATTACATTCCAAAACAATACACTATTCCGTCTGATGCAGATTACTTTCACATTACCACCAATAACACCATTTTCGGTACGGAACTGCATGAGGACATTGACTCCCCGGTACCTTTGGTTGCCGACATGTCTTCTGACATTTTCTCTCGTCCTATTGATGTTTCTAAATACGCATTAATTTATGGCGGAGCTCAAAAAAATCTTGCTCCTGCTGGTCTTGCTTTTGTTATTGTAAAAGACTCTGTATTGGGGAAGGTTTCACGTGCAATTCCTACCATGCTTGACTATCGCACACACATCAAAGAAGGTTCTATGTTCAACACTCCACCTGTTGTCCCTGTTTATGCCGCTTTGCAAACCTTGAAATGGATGAAAGAGTTAGGAGGTATTTCGGTTTTGGAAAAAATAAACAAGGAGAAAGCAGCATTATTATATGATGAGATTGATCGTAACAAGCTTTTCAAAGGCACTGCCGCAATCGAAGACCGATCATTGATGAACATTTGCTTTGTGATGAACGACGAATACAAATCCTTAGAAGAAGAATTTGGGAAGTTTGCCGCTGCAAAAGGTTTGATAGGCATCAAAGGGCATCGGTCCGTCGGAGGTTTCCGTGCGTCAACCTATAATGCTTTACCAAAAGCCAGCGTCATAGCATTAATCGATGCTATGAAAGAATTTGAAAAAGCACACTGA
- a CDS encoding S9 family peptidase translates to MKLLTFFLSTLFLTITSQVMHAQTPTNDTLLHQIINGDFQPKQIKALQSMENGDYFTQLCDSGKAVVKFSYRTGKAVDTLFNIRTVFHCPLKSIEGYQLDSAEDRMLVYVNAKRTYRRIFSANYYVYDVMRKNMKPLSDGGPQESPAFSPDGRMVVFARNNNLYINKLDYDTEVPITTDGEAGEIVNGMPDWMYEEEFDCIRMFVWSPDSKLVAFVKINDTNVKPYSYIRYEGEDPSFPSSATYPTVVSFKYPKAGTAIPQATVQIYNTYYKTTRQVNIGNDSDVYIPKIEWTRNINELAIAKFDRDQTKMQLYFANPRSTVSHLVLTDQSNTYVDYRNLQYLSFTPDGKHFVYVSEKDGYRHAYLYTTTGILEKDLTKGNWDITDFYGYDAAKRISYFQAAEISPLERNVYSMNAKGIEKRLTEGQGTHSATFSNNFAFFIDHTSSLNTPDQYILRSTNEKMERPLEMNEALIAKINALGLPKKEFFTCHGADGTLLNGWMLKPVNFSSSKKYPVLMVQYSGPDSQEAGDFWTFDWEYVLAAKGYIVACVDGRGTAARGVAFRKCTYEHLGVKESDDQVAVAKYLGTLPYVDSHRIGIWGWSYGGYMTLMCMTNGSHVFKAGIAVAPVTDWKYYDAAYTERYMKTPQENPDGYKKSSPLEHAANLHGKLLIIHGLADDNVHPQNTFEFTERLVQANKQFEMQIYTNRNHNLIGGNTRYHLFQRMINFLDRNL, encoded by the coding sequence ATGAAACTGCTAACTTTCTTCCTATCTACACTTTTTCTAACCATTACATCACAGGTGATGCATGCACAAACCCCAACAAATGACACTTTACTTCATCAAATCATTAATGGGGATTTTCAGCCAAAACAAATAAAAGCGTTACAATCAATGGAAAACGGGGATTATTTCACCCAGCTCTGTGATTCGGGCAAAGCCGTTGTAAAATTCAGTTACAGAACAGGGAAAGCCGTTGATACATTATTTAATATCCGCACGGTATTCCATTGCCCGTTAAAATCTATTGAAGGATACCAGTTAGATTCAGCTGAAGACAGAATGCTGGTTTATGTAAATGCGAAACGCACTTACCGTAGAATTTTTTCGGCTAATTATTATGTTTACGATGTAATGCGCAAAAACATGAAACCTCTTTCCGATGGAGGGCCTCAGGAATCACCCGCGTTTTCGCCCGACGGACGGATGGTCGTATTTGCACGCAACAATAATCTATATATAAATAAGTTGGATTATGATACGGAAGTTCCTATTACAACGGATGGAGAAGCCGGAGAAATAGTCAATGGCATGCCAGACTGGATGTATGAAGAAGAATTTGACTGCATCAGAATGTTTGTTTGGTCGCCGGATAGCAAGTTAGTTGCCTTCGTCAAGATTAATGACACCAATGTAAAGCCATACAGTTATATACGATACGAAGGTGAAGATCCATCCTTTCCTTCCTCTGCAACTTACCCGACAGTTGTATCTTTCAAATATCCTAAAGCAGGGACGGCAATTCCTCAAGCAACAGTACAGATTTACAATACATACTACAAAACAACCCGGCAAGTCAATATTGGCAATGACTCCGACGTTTACATACCAAAAATCGAATGGACCCGAAACATAAATGAGTTAGCCATCGCAAAATTCGATCGTGACCAAACGAAAATGCAGCTTTATTTTGCCAATCCCCGGTCAACCGTTTCACATCTTGTCCTAACAGACCAAAGCAATACGTATGTAGATTACCGCAATCTACAATATTTATCGTTTACCCCTGATGGAAAACATTTTGTATATGTAAGTGAAAAAGATGGCTATCGTCATGCCTATCTATACACAACAACCGGCATTTTAGAAAAAGACCTTACGAAAGGCAATTGGGATATCACCGATTTCTATGGTTATGATGCAGCAAAACGAATCAGTTATTTTCAGGCAGCCGAAATTTCTCCATTGGAACGTAACGTATATTCGATGAATGCCAAAGGAATAGAGAAAAGGCTCACAGAGGGTCAAGGCACGCATTCAGCGACGTTTAGTAACAATTTTGCATTTTTCATTGACCACACATCTTCACTAAACACTCCCGATCAATATATCCTTCGTTCAACAAATGAGAAAATGGAACGTCCTTTGGAAATGAATGAGGCTCTCATTGCCAAAATTAACGCTTTGGGATTGCCAAAAAAAGAGTTCTTCACCTGCCATGGAGCTGACGGAACCTTACTCAATGGATGGATGCTGAAACCTGTCAATTTTTCAAGCTCAAAAAAATATCCGGTCTTAATGGTTCAATATAGCGGACCAGATTCACAAGAAGCCGGAGATTTCTGGACATTTGATTGGGAATATGTCTTGGCTGCTAAAGGTTATATCGTAGCATGCGTGGATGGCCGGGGTACTGCAGCCCGCGGAGTTGCCTTCCGAAAATGTACCTATGAACATTTAGGCGTAAAAGAATCGGATGATCAGGTAGCTGTTGCCAAATATTTGGGAACCTTGCCTTATGTGGATAGCCATCGCATAGGGATTTGGGGATGGAGCTACGGAGGATATATGACGTTGATGTGTATGACAAACGGGAGCCATGTGTTCAAAGCGGGAATCGCCGTTGCTCCTGTAACAGATTGGAAGTATTATGACGCAGCATACACCGAACGTTACATGAAAACGCCACAGGAAAATCCTGATGGATATAAAAAAAGTTCTCCTTTGGAACATGCAGCAAATTTACATGGAAAATTATTGATTATCCATGGGCTAGCCGATGACAATGTTCATCCTCAGAACACATTCGAATTTACCGAACGTTTGGTTCAAGCCAATAAACAGTTTGAAATGCAGATATATACCAATAGGAATCATAATCTTATCGGCGGTAATACGCGTTATCACCTCTTTCAGCGCATGATTAATTTTTTGGATCGAAATTTATAA
- a CDS encoding ribonuclease HII, translating into MRNRLNHSEPLAGNIWKDIPEAGCDEAGRGCLVGPVFAAAVILPNDFQCSSLNDSKQLTERQRYQLRPIIEQNAIAWAIGVVSAEEIDQINILNASILAMHHAIEKLSVTPQHLIIDGNRFKPYQQIPHHCFIKGDGRFLSIAAASVLAKTYRDDYMLDLDKQFPEYHWIKNKGYPTKEHRSAIVQYGISPHHRKSFRLLDPQTELMF; encoded by the coding sequence ATGCGAAACCGACTCAATCACTCAGAACCCTTAGCGGGGAATATTTGGAAAGACATTCCCGAAGCCGGTTGTGACGAAGCCGGACGGGGATGCTTGGTCGGTCCAGTATTTGCTGCAGCCGTGATCTTACCAAATGACTTTCAATGTTCTTCATTAAATGACTCGAAACAACTGACAGAGAGACAACGCTACCAATTGCGCCCTATCATTGAACAGAATGCTATAGCCTGGGCAATTGGCGTAGTATCAGCAGAAGAGATCGATCAAATCAATATTCTGAATGCTTCCATTTTGGCAATGCATCATGCTATTGAAAAACTTTCCGTTACACCACAACATCTTATCATAGACGGGAACAGATTCAAGCCCTATCAACAGATTCCACATCACTGCTTTATCAAAGGCGACGGGCGGTTTCTTTCTATTGCCGCCGCATCAGTATTAGCAAAAACCTACCGCGATGATTACATGTTGGATTTAGACAAGCAATTTCCTGAATATCATTGGATAAAAAATAAAGGATACCCAACCAAAGAACATCGTTCTGCTATTGTACAATATGGAATCAGTCCACATCACAGGAAATCTTTTCGATTGTTAGATCCCCAGACAGAATTAATGTTTTGA
- a CDS encoding NAD(P)/FAD-dependent oxidoreductase: protein MTTICNIPSTKDKKRVVIIGGGFAGLKLATLLDSRYYQTVLLDKRNYHQFQPLFYQVATSGLEPSTISFPFRKIFQQKKELHFRLCSAETINTELNYVETSIGRIRYDYLVIATGCDTNFFGNQALKEATLPLKSTTEAMTMRNQIIYTLECATSTDNKEERQKLLNFVIVGGGATGVELAGALAEMRKFILPKDYPDFKVQRMQIYLIDGANRLLGAFSEKTSKIAYDYLSKMHVNITLGATVNSYENEIVTLSNGEQVPTKNLFWVAGVKANSLDGFDKQLYGRGNRLIVNEFNQINGFKNVFAVGDTALMTTPEWPNGHPQVAQPAIQQAENLVNNLNRMAKENGAFKPFKYNDKGSLATIGRNTAVAELPLAKFYGFWAWLLWLFVHLRSIVGVKNRLFTFFNWLWSYLTYDQSLRLLLKDEIPVSEGKPCETDSITQNP from the coding sequence ATGACAACCATTTGTAATATTCCTTCTACTAAAGATAAAAAACGTGTCGTCATCATTGGAGGTGGCTTTGCAGGGTTAAAACTGGCAACACTGTTGGATTCCAGATATTATCAAACCGTACTACTCGACAAAAGGAACTACCACCAGTTTCAACCACTGTTTTATCAGGTAGCAACATCCGGGTTAGAGCCAAGCACAATCTCATTCCCATTTCGAAAAATCTTTCAACAGAAAAAAGAGCTCCATTTTCGTCTTTGTTCAGCAGAAACTATCAACACCGAACTCAATTATGTTGAAACTTCTATTGGAAGGATTCGATATGATTATTTAGTGATTGCCACAGGATGTGATACAAATTTTTTTGGCAATCAGGCGCTCAAAGAGGCTACGCTTCCTTTGAAATCAACCACGGAAGCAATGACCATGCGCAATCAAATCATATACACTTTGGAATGTGCCACCAGTACAGATAATAAGGAGGAACGTCAGAAATTACTTAATTTTGTAATCGTTGGAGGAGGTGCTACCGGAGTCGAATTAGCAGGAGCCTTGGCTGAAATGCGAAAATTCATTTTACCGAAAGATTACCCTGACTTCAAGGTGCAACGAATGCAAATTTATCTGATTGATGGAGCTAATCGTCTTTTAGGGGCCTTTTCAGAAAAGACATCAAAGATTGCATACGATTATTTGTCGAAAATGCATGTTAATATTACCCTTGGAGCTACGGTTAACTCTTACGAAAATGAAATTGTTACGCTAAGCAACGGAGAGCAGGTTCCGACAAAAAATTTATTTTGGGTAGCCGGCGTAAAGGCCAATAGCTTGGATGGTTTTGACAAACAGTTGTATGGACGCGGAAATAGATTGATTGTCAATGAATTTAATCAAATCAACGGATTTAAAAATGTTTTTGCTGTAGGAGACACAGCCTTAATGACTACACCGGAATGGCCTAATGGTCATCCCCAGGTGGCACAACCAGCTATTCAACAAGCAGAAAATCTGGTCAATAATTTAAATCGAATGGCAAAAGAGAACGGTGCATTTAAGCCATTCAAATACAACGACAAAGGTTCTTTGGCAACCATAGGCCGTAATACAGCCGTGGCAGAATTGCCATTAGCTAAGTTTTATGGCTTTTGGGCGTGGTTGTTGTGGTTGTTTGTTCACCTCAGATCCATTGTTGGCGTAAAAAACCGGTTATTCACATTTTTCAACTGGTTGTGGAGTTACCTCACCTATGACCAGTCGTTACGATTATTATTGAAAGACGAAATACCTGTCAGTGAAGGAAAACCATGCGAAACCGACTCAATCACTCAGAACCCTTAG